TCCATCTTTTTCATTTCCTTCCGTTTCTTTTTTGATGACAGAGACAGATCAGACAGGACATTATGTGCAAGAGGAATCTGCCTTTCCCACATGAGTATTAGGTTTGTAATCAACTAAATATCGCAATTGAAcattttttggtttttgttttttcactgctGTTCTTCTGCCAAAGTGAAtgagcatttctcatttttggaCGAACCACTGTTCCCTTTCATACTGCTCCTCCACAGTTgcattgctttattattattttgttcttgaatattataaaaaatcCTGAAAGTTTATAGAATAAAGAACAATGTCTACACTTGTTAAAAAAGGGGGGTTAATTGTACGGTTAATTCTCTGCCAGGACATGAATGGAGTGCAAAATTAAAAACTATAGGTAAAACTATATAAACCCTTTATGTTAATATAATATGCACATTCTTTCCATTTTAtagtctattaaaaaaaatcacttttttgaaTAAAACACTTTTCAGCATTATTTACAACAAATAAATCGCTGATCTGTGCACACAAACAATCAGAGTTGTGTGAATCTGTTCAGATGTACAACAAAATGCTGATAGCTATTCAAAAATAAACTCATTATAAAATCCAACAATCCAAGAAAACCACGTTTACAGATTacaaaaagttttcattttgagatTTTGATCTTGTCTGGTTTTTATCCAGTTTAGACACCAAAAATAAAGAGTCGGTGTCTGCTTGTGTTGGTGCTTGTCTAAGATCAGAACAGCTGTATAATGTGTTTCCATGCAAAATCATTTACATGATCATTTGCATCATAGTGCAATCATTTACAGCTCATTTACATGAATCTCATCTATTCCATAATTATCTAAATGTGGagcaaacacacatttatgtgtAATGcatatgcactactgttcaaaagtttgaggtcagtaagaaaaaagaaaggaacacttttattcagcaaggatgcattcaactgatcaaaaatgacagttaagGCATGATACAAAAAGAGCATAAGGAGACTTCTTTCTATTTCGTTTTAAGGTTTTAACTGAAAATCGTTAATGGAGTGGGACGCCAGCTTTATTCCTAGCGAAGGAAGCCAAATACACCAAAGTAAAGGATCAGCGAGTCACCTGAGGAAGATGCCTTTGATGTTGGGTGTGTTGAGGAAGGCTGTGGCTGAAACAGAGCTGATTCTGTTGTTCTGCAGGTGAAGGAACTCAAGAGACTCGGGCAGGTCAGAAGGAATGTGTGACAACATGTTACCGGAGAGATCCAGCGTCTGAAACACACATGAAACGCGTTTAAGCATCTTCTCTCTTTATATATCGAAGGGAGATATGGCCAAGCCTTTGAAATGGGAAAATTGGACTTTACAGTCCAGCAGAATCTTTCCTTGGCTGGAAACAACacttatatataaagaaaatgaaataaactataaaaatctgaagaaaaatccaataaaattatatatatatatatatatatatatatatatatatatatatatatatatatatacataaaagatcaaataaaatatagaaaaaataaaaatatatacagtttattttCATGATGTCCACTTATAACATTAGTCAAGGATACTTGCACAAAAACAGCTGTATTCTTGTTGATCACTTGACAAACTTTACTGCATTTTTCTATACagtatgcattatttattaaGAGTGTAGGGTTTGCTCTTCTTATCCAGCTGATAACAGAAAAATTAGTTTAGTccacaaaggcaaaaaaaaaaaaaaaaaaaaaaaaaaaaaattatatatatatatatatatatatatatatatatatatatataacaaaacagtgaaatgaaataaactataaaaatataaattaaaaatataaaacaaagtgatgaacaaataatgacaaataaaatgaaatgaaaaataaacacacaaaaaattttaCATTCCAGATGATCATTTTAGaatgattaaaattattaaatatatttttctatatatttaatattcatgagcccatCAGTATGTCAGAAATTATCATGTTTTATATTACTAGTagtattttttacagaaaaaccAATAATGTCTCAAGCACCTCCATAAGTCCCCAAATTCTCTAAGCtctgtaaaatgcatttattcatttccaTTAATACACGGTTgccacattttgttttaatcaagTTTGTTCGAATCATAAAACGTCTTGACTGACGGATGATCTCTCACCGTGAGTGCGCTCAGCTCCTGCCAAGCTCCCTGGTAGATGGAGTTCAGCTTCAGATGATTGTTGGTCAGGTAAAGCTCTCTCAGCGAACTCATTCCCATCAGAGCTCCTTCAGGTACCTCATCCATCTGATTGTCCTTCACCTTCAAAACCCGGAGGCTCTTGGGAAGACCCAACGGCAGCGTCTGGAGCTTGTTTCCCGACAGATCCAGGGTCTCCAGGATGCGGAGCTTCCTGAAGGCCTCTCTGTGGAGCCTGGCGCTGGTGAGGCGGTTGTAGCTGAGGTTGAGCTCCGTCAGGGTGTAGAGCGTGTTCAGATCGTTGCGTTCGATCTCGCCGATGAGGTTGTGGAGCAGCATGAGGGTCTTGGCGCGGCGAGGAAGTCCGCGGGGAACACGCTCCAGAAGGTTGTTGTACATGTGGACGGTGTGGAGGCGTTTGAGACCCTGGAAGGCGGTCGGATGGATGGAGTCAGAGCGGAGGTGGTTGTTGTGGAGGAGCAGGTACTCCAGATTTCGGATTGGCTTCAATGCGTTGGCGGAGATGCTCTGGATGGAGTTCTTCTCCAAGTGCAGCAGGATGAGATTTCGAGGAAGCCCGAGAGGAACACTGCTCAGGTTGTTATTGGACAGATCCAAGTATTCCAGACTGTTCAAGTGACTGATGAGAGAAGGCAGGAGATTGTCCATCAGTTACAGCTCAGGAGAGAGCCATGCAGAAGAAAGAGTGCAAGGTAAATTATGTTTTATCTGGTGTATTCAGTCTGCTGACCTGAAGGTAACGTTATCCATGCCATCATTACTCAGGAAGTTGTTTTGCAGATAAAGTTCCCGAAGATGAAACAAACTATCAAACACACCTGCGGGAATCTTCTCTAACTTGTTGTTCTACATAAAATgagacaaaaattaaataaaataatagtaatcacACTTCCAATTGTTTTTGAGGTGCATTGAGGCAATGATGCCATTATTTAAcatatgttttgtatttgttatgaTGACCTTCTGCTATTCTTTGATGTCACAAATGAACAAATCACATTAAAACGTATCACACCAGGTTCGACGTTAATGAACCAATGATATTTGCCATTATTGACATCAAATGTCATTTAATTCAAATGTGGTGCATCAAGACTAGTAATGCATTGATATTGACTTGAATTGCATATctatacaatttaaaagaaaaaaagaagaatatgcattaaaaaagaagaacattttaaatagattattatttttatgtcatggatgatattttaatattacagtattgtactacaaccaaacaaacaaacacataaatacatacatgcatgcatacatttaaactTAGCTGGAAGATATTGTATGAACAAATTTAGTAATCATTATCATTATCGTGTGGCAGTGAGGACCCGGGAGACAGGGGTTACATATGTGAAAAAATACCACTTTAGACtgtttaatgcatatttgtgTTCGATGGAAGAATGCAAATGGTTCAAAATAACATGGGAGATGAGTACGTGACtgaactttctttttttcatcattttattagcCTCGCAGTGGTCTTACCTTCAAATGTAGGCGGTAGAGGGCAGTGGGCAGACCCTTAGGGACATAACGGAGGAAATTACTGGACATAATGAGGATCTCAAGGTTGTTCGACCCATTAAACATGTTCTCTGGCAGACCGGCATCTGTTAGCTTGTTGTTGTGGAGATACACTGACCTGAAGCACAGCACACAGCCGTTAACATGGAGTCACGAAGCAACACATAAACATGTCGAGAGAGCACTTTGGGCTTACTTCAGAGCCGGCTTCTGGCCGAACGTGTCGGGGTAGATTTTAGTGAGCTGGTTAGCAGCGAAATCAGCGCTGACCAAAGAGGGAGGGAGGTGTTTGGGAGCTGCTGTGAGCTGTGAACAAGTTTAAAGGACAATGTTGAAACAAGTCGGTCATTATGGCAAAATAAACACAATGTGGTGGAATGAACTATTTACATGGACtgtcactgaataaataaatgaatgggtGTGAAGGATTGATTCAAGCTGAAATTATTTATGTCAGAGAAAAAAAGGGAGCTGAACTAGCAAAGATAAAGTTTAGAGCTGGTCAATTTTTTATGTCTCTTTTAATATATTTCCTGCTCACCTAAGCTCacttttctataaaaataaaaaatatttttgcagtttgaaatagctgttttctatttaaatataatgtaaagtataattgatttctgtgatcaaagctgtattttcagcatcattactccagtcttcagtgatccttcagaaatcattctaatgtgctgattctgcagtgaatgggtgccgtcagcatCATtatgctgtttggactctcattctgatggcacccattcactgcagagcatccattggcgAGCAAGTGATTGAATGCTATGTTTATCCAAATCTagtttgatgaagaaacaatctcctctaaatctcggatggcctgaggaaGAGTCAATTTTAAGCAAATGCTCactttgggtgaacttttcctttaatagATGGGTGATAGTGTTCCTGAACAGCTGTAcagaaatcaacaacaacaacaaaaactggtGGCAATCGAGGATATGTGTAGACATCATGGTCAGAACCAAAGTACAGAAGTAAAAACTACAGAATATTTCATAGACAACGAACATGAATATGCTTTTAAATGCCTCAAACAAGCTGGAATCTCTTGCATGTATTTTAAGCCACGAAGTTAGCAAACTTGGCCAAATTCGCTGATTCAGTACGGCAAGAATGCATGTTCGACAGCAAACACTGACATCAGCGCATGAGTTTCTGCCATTTGCTTTGGCTTTCATTGGTGCGTTTTTGTCTTGCTTTACCAGATTACAAAATCAGTGTCAGATAAAATCTCAGTAGGATCTCTTTCTCTTCTCATCATCCTTTTTTAAGTCCATCAGCGACAAATCTGTCCAGCGCACACTCTGGATGTCGCCGGGACCGCTTTAGCACCCATGGCCTGGGGCGCACTGCTGGGTGATTAACGCGGAAAGTTGGCATGTGTGAATGTTAAAGCCTTGCCATCGCTGATACCAGCTGGCATAAGACGAGTCCACTGACGGAACAAGGGATTGAGGAGAGCTCAACTGTGCCAAACTGGCTGCCAATAACAGAACACGACTGACTGTCTCATGACCAACAAAAACAGCAGGTCCCTCCAATCAGGGTAATCAGAGCTGGGAAAGGCTTCGGTCTTGGAAAACGAATGTTAGTGAGACACTCTCAGGGGCTGTGACGAAACCCCTGgcctctaaataatttttttttacaacaataaaacaaggttttatttgtcaaaacaattttcttgttttaaatgtcGCAATTAAATCACACCACAGTCTGATTACATGATGAATGGAAACATAGGTTTTGTTTTAATTCACTGCGAATATGCTAAAACACTGAAAACGAAGATGTCCCATTTGTGTTCTAGATGTGAATGGTTCTTATTATATGCATGAGTGATCAAAAGCACCGTTTTCACCAGCTAGAGCATAAAACAGGTGAAAATCTCACGAAACCAGACTCTACAAACCAAACTAACAACCATATACTCatctaacaaaaatatgttctagGAGCAATTTAATAATGTGCCTATTAATTTCTGATTGTCCTCTGAACTttcaaaacatacagtattttaCATGTTTCATGAAATCATTTGAACATTAAAAGAAAATTCCATTGTGTTGTTTTGCAAACATTCTgcaaatgttacttttgaatgttctttgaacattctgaaacaagtaaCATTCCATAAAATGTTAGACGAATGTCCAACTAAAACATTTCCGAAAGAAAGTTCCACGAATGATGTTTAACCTTAAGTTTAACATTCTATTCGCGTTACTGGAAAAAATGTTTGACagaaccttgcca
This Carassius gibelio isolate Cgi1373 ecotype wild population from Czech Republic chromosome A23, carGib1.2-hapl.c, whole genome shotgun sequence DNA region includes the following protein-coding sequences:
- the LOC127944910 gene encoding podocan-like; this encodes MGQRCGLLELLCLVLLGWTLVRGQAETDLQLDEEDGEAEDPPGTVKNVELQISCPEKCSCSGDGAVDCNGVSLTEFPQDLSQQTRQLSLQNNQITEVTLEHLSGLQQLETLNLQNNRLTTQGIDDEGFHILERLSYLYLANNKLTAAPKHLPPSLVSADFAANQLTKIYPDTFGQKPALKSVYLHNNKLTDAGLPENMFNGSNNLEILIMSSNFLRYVPKGLPTALYRLHLKNNKLEKIPAGVFDSLFHLRELYLQNNFLSNDGMDNVTFSHLNSLEYLDLSNNNLSSVPLGLPRNLILLHLEKNSIQSISANALKPIRNLEYLLLHNNHLRSDSIHPTAFQGLKRLHTVHMYNNLLERVPRGLPRRAKTLMLLHNLIGEIERNDLNTLYTLTELNLSYNRLTSARLHREAFRKLRILETLDLSGNKLQTLPLGLPKSLRVLKVKDNQMDEVPEGALMGMSSLRELYLTNNHLKLNSIYQGAWQELSALTTLDLSGNMLSHIPSDLPESLEFLHLQNNRISSVSATAFLNTPNIKGIFLRFNRLSVHSVSEESFSHLSRLQVLDIGHGNISPNRGDAGEQEEEDEEEELPHEEEEEERHS